The following are encoded in a window of Nocardioides houyundeii genomic DNA:
- a CDS encoding alpha-ketoacid dehydrogenase subunit beta yields MAIQRITLAKGLNSGLRKAMEDDPKVLVMGEDVGKLGGVFRITDGLQKDFGEDRVIDSPLAESGIVGTAVGLALRGYRPVVEIQFDGFVYPAYDQIVCQVAKMHYRSKGRSKMPMVIRIPFGGGIGAVEHHSESPEAQFAHTPGIKVVACSNPVDGYWMIQQAIACDDPVVFLEPKRQYHADKADLDDSVDPDPLFSSRVVRRGQDVTLLAYGPTVKTALSAAEAAANEGTSLEVIDLRTLSPLDLGPVYESVRRTGRAVITHEAHVNLGMGSEVAARITEECFYSLEAPVLRVGGFDTPYPASRIEEDFLPDLDRVLDAVDRSLKF; encoded by the coding sequence CGCAAGGCGATGGAGGACGACCCCAAGGTGCTGGTGATGGGGGAGGACGTCGGCAAGCTCGGCGGGGTCTTCCGGATCACCGACGGGCTGCAGAAGGACTTCGGCGAGGACCGGGTCATCGACTCCCCGCTGGCCGAGTCCGGCATCGTGGGCACGGCGGTGGGCCTGGCGCTGCGGGGCTACCGGCCGGTGGTGGAGATCCAGTTCGACGGCTTCGTCTACCCGGCGTACGACCAGATCGTGTGCCAGGTCGCCAAGATGCACTACCGGTCCAAGGGCCGCTCGAAGATGCCGATGGTCATCCGCATCCCGTTCGGCGGCGGCATCGGCGCGGTCGAGCACCACAGCGAGTCGCCGGAGGCGCAGTTCGCGCACACCCCGGGAATCAAGGTCGTGGCCTGCTCCAACCCGGTCGACGGCTACTGGATGATCCAGCAGGCCATCGCCTGCGACGACCCGGTCGTCTTCCTCGAGCCCAAGCGGCAGTACCACGCCGACAAGGCCGACCTCGACGACTCCGTCGACCCCGACCCGCTCTTCTCCTCCCGGGTGGTGCGGCGCGGCCAGGACGTCACGCTGCTGGCCTACGGGCCGACGGTGAAGACCGCCCTGTCGGCGGCCGAGGCCGCGGCCAACGAGGGCACCTCGCTGGAGGTGATCGACCTGCGCACGCTCTCCCCGCTGGACCTGGGCCCGGTGTACGAGTCGGTGCGCCGCACCGGCCGCGCGGTGATCACCCACGAGGCCCACGTCAACCTGGGCATGGGCTCCGAGGTCGCGGCGCGGATCACCGAGGAGTGCTTCTACAGCCTGGAGGCCCCGGTGCTGCGGGTGGGCGGCTTCGACACGCCGTACCCGGCGTCGCGGATCGAGGAGGACTTCCTCCCCGACCTGGACCGGGTGCTGGACGCCGTCGACCGCTCGCTCAAGTTCTAG